A genomic stretch from Pseudomonas sp. MUP55 includes:
- a CDS encoding response regulator transcription factor, which yields MRVAILDDEPAELRRVEQTLRQIPSTPDQPWSLHCFERGEDLLRQLRRETFDLLILDWQLPDITGIALLRWTREHMESPPAVIMLTSRDAESDIVMALNSGADDYVSKPFRPNELKARVSAVLRRHGLQKSSTSELQSFNDLTFDDAELTVTRAGKPINLTEREYRLASCLFANLARPLSREYLYERFWTHEEMLSSRPLDTHIYRLRNKLGLTADRGWQLLTIYGYGYRLESVASTATG from the coding sequence ATGCGTGTCGCAATACTGGATGACGAGCCCGCTGAATTGAGGCGGGTGGAACAGACACTGCGACAAATCCCCAGCACCCCGGATCAGCCCTGGTCCCTGCATTGCTTCGAGCGCGGAGAAGACCTGCTGCGCCAACTGCGCCGTGAAACTTTCGACCTGTTGATCCTCGACTGGCAACTTCCGGATATCACCGGAATTGCGTTGTTGCGCTGGACCCGTGAGCACATGGAATCACCGCCTGCCGTGATCATGCTCACCAGCCGCGATGCCGAGAGCGATATCGTCATGGCACTCAACAGTGGGGCGGATGACTACGTCAGCAAACCCTTTCGTCCTAACGAACTCAAAGCGCGTGTCAGCGCGGTTCTGCGGCGTCATGGCCTGCAAAAATCTTCTACCAGCGAACTACAGAGCTTTAACGACCTGACCTTCGATGACGCGGAGCTGACCGTCACCCGCGCAGGCAAACCCATCAACCTGACCGAGCGGGAGTACAGGCTGGCCAGCTGTCTATTCGCTAACTTGGCCCGGCCGCTTTCTCGCGAATACCTATATGAACGGTTTTGGACGCATGAAGAGATGCTGTCATCGCGGCCGTTGGACACGCATATCTACCGACTGCGCAACAAACTGGGGCTGACAGCCGACAGGGGTTGGCAGCTGCTGACGATCTACGGGTACGGATATCGACTGGAAAGCGTCGCGTCGACCGCCACGGGTTGA
- a CDS encoding CHASE2 domain-containing protein has translation MKLWGEAEKRQPTRAQLLFHGLVREWLLIGLVLLPFTAYLSLSPGLALNNPLYDSLRQLAPLPVDPRIVLVTIDAPSLEELGPWPWPRSVHADLIERLSAAQPAGILFDVLFSEPGDGVGDQRLADAVCKAGNVVLPIVTDSRERFRQTGEPLSPLLRCARGIGHINVESDDDGVVRSLYLREGPPGSTLPQLAWLAFTLNGQTSGMPGMPQEPRSQQWHQEHEIRVPFTSADERFPSVSYASVLRGEVSPEWLRGRLILVGATAYGMGESFVTPLSSTGSTAGVEIQANVLNGLLQGRSIVDLPGWLAALMATSLVAVLLGLLLYRPRYALWMTLGGMAASLLISWVLLNLGHWWSPAACLIGLLLSYLIWNWRRLSVILAYFGWELARLDNEPKVLPERRRAPASKGDVLQGRIFALEQAVSRTRDTRRFMADGLECLPVATLITDPQGSILLANRVARDVFGNDLVSENLIEQLADLGYPPLNDGVRPALSEMELVEFRDIHQRSLRMELAPLLPAEGDFALGWLLSLTDLSKEREAQQHRETMLRFLSHDLRAPHSAILALLDVHGSESPVFAQIEQQVRRALGLTESFVQLAKAEADGYQFQPTLFAMLVMDAFDQVAVIAQLKGIHLVHDLDEADEGMVYADQSLLTRALFNVLENAIKYSPSHTTVTLSHGSAQGWLECRISDQGPGIAPADLPELFNQYRRFDSAQGSDGLGLGLTMVKAVVERHGGHITCESQLAVGSTFILQLPQLED, from the coding sequence GTGAAACTATGGGGCGAGGCTGAAAAGCGCCAGCCCACCCGCGCGCAGCTGCTGTTTCACGGGCTGGTACGGGAATGGCTGTTGATCGGCCTGGTTTTGTTGCCCTTCACTGCGTACTTGTCCTTGAGCCCAGGCCTGGCCCTGAATAACCCGCTCTACGACAGCCTGCGTCAGTTGGCACCGTTACCCGTAGATCCACGCATCGTGCTGGTGACTATTGACGCGCCAAGCCTGGAAGAACTCGGCCCATGGCCTTGGCCGCGCAGTGTGCATGCAGACTTGATCGAACGCCTGAGCGCCGCCCAGCCTGCTGGCATTTTGTTCGATGTGCTCTTCAGTGAGCCCGGCGACGGCGTAGGTGATCAACGCTTGGCCGATGCGGTGTGCAAGGCAGGCAATGTAGTGCTGCCCATCGTGACTGATAGCAGAGAACGGTTCAGGCAGACTGGGGAGCCATTGTCGCCCTTGCTCAGGTGCGCCAGGGGCATTGGGCATATCAACGTCGAATCGGATGACGATGGTGTCGTGCGCAGCCTCTATCTGCGTGAAGGCCCACCGGGAAGCACACTGCCGCAATTGGCCTGGCTGGCGTTCACGTTGAACGGGCAAACGTCGGGAATGCCGGGAATGCCTCAAGAGCCCCGAAGTCAGCAATGGCATCAGGAGCATGAAATTCGCGTCCCGTTCACCTCTGCGGATGAACGCTTCCCCAGCGTGTCCTACGCCAGCGTACTGCGTGGCGAGGTGTCTCCCGAATGGCTGCGCGGTCGCCTGATTCTGGTCGGCGCCACGGCCTACGGAATGGGCGAAAGTTTCGTTACGCCGCTCTCCTCTACCGGCTCGACGGCGGGTGTGGAGATCCAGGCCAATGTGCTTAATGGCCTGCTGCAGGGGCGCAGCATTGTCGACCTGCCGGGTTGGCTGGCGGCGCTGATGGCGACGTCCCTGGTGGCAGTGCTGCTGGGCCTGCTGCTGTATCGCCCGCGTTATGCGTTATGGATGACGCTTGGCGGCATGGCTGCATCGTTACTGATTTCATGGGTGCTGCTGAACCTTGGGCACTGGTGGTCACCGGCGGCGTGTCTGATTGGGCTATTGCTCAGCTATCTGATATGGAACTGGCGGCGCTTGAGTGTGATCCTCGCCTACTTCGGCTGGGAACTGGCTCGGCTGGATAACGAACCCAAAGTCTTGCCAGAGCGCCGCCGTGCACCGGCAAGCAAAGGTGATGTGCTCCAAGGGCGCATCTTCGCCCTGGAGCAAGCAGTCAGCCGCACGCGCGATACCCGGCGCTTTATGGCCGATGGCTTGGAATGCCTGCCGGTAGCGACGCTGATCACAGATCCACAGGGCAGCATCCTGTTGGCCAATCGCGTTGCACGTGACGTTTTCGGTAATGACCTGGTCAGTGAAAACCTCATCGAACAACTCGCCGACCTGGGTTATCCGCCGCTCAATGACGGCGTTCGCCCCGCCCTTTCGGAGATGGAATTAGTCGAGTTCCGTGACATACACCAGCGCAGCCTGCGGATGGAGCTGGCGCCCTTGCTGCCGGCGGAAGGTGATTTCGCGCTCGGTTGGCTGCTGAGCCTCACCGATTTGAGCAAGGAACGTGAAGCCCAGCAGCATCGCGAGACCATGCTGCGGTTCCTGTCTCATGACTTGCGTGCGCCGCACTCGGCAATCCTTGCACTGTTGGATGTGCATGGCAGCGAATCACCGGTCTTTGCTCAGATCGAGCAACAGGTCCGCCGTGCCTTGGGCCTCACCGAGTCCTTCGTGCAACTGGCCAAAGCCGAGGCTGACGGCTACCAATTCCAGCCCACCTTGTTCGCCATGCTCGTGATGGATGCTTTCGATCAAGTGGCGGTCATCGCCCAGCTCAAGGGCATCCATCTGGTTCACGACCTGGATGAGGCAGACGAAGGCATGGTCTACGCCGATCAATCGTTGCTCACCCGTGCGCTGTTCAACGTGCTGGAAAACGCGATCAAATATTCTCCGTCCCACACAACCGTCACGTTAAGCCACGGCAGTGCACAGGGTTGGTTGGAGTGCCGCATCAGCGACCAGGGGCCGGGGATTGCGCCCGCCGATTTGCCGGAGCTGTTCAACCAATATCGGCGCTTCGATTCGGCCCAAGGCAGTGACGGACTAGGGTTGGGCCTGACGATGGTGAAGGCCGTTGTGGAACGCCACGGCGGGCATATCACGTGTGAAAGCCAGCTGGCTGTGGGCTCGACATTCATCCTGCAGCTGCCACAACTGGAAGACTGA
- a CDS encoding lysophospholipid acyltransferase family protein: protein MSILQAIRTFFFYLLLGTSSFLWCTLSFFIAPFLPFKARYRFINVYWCRCALWLSKVFLNIRFEIKGAENVPDQPCVILSNHQSTWETFFLSAYFSPLSQVLKRELLYVPFFGWAMAMLRPIAIDRDNPKAALKHVAKKGDELLKDGVWVLIFPEGTRVPFGTVGKFSRGGTALAVNANLPVLPIAHNAGKFWPKTGWAKRAGTITVVIGEPMYAEGEGPRAIAALNDRAAAWNEAQQRAMGSLPPEPVVVETPAV from the coding sequence ATGTCGATCTTGCAGGCCATCAGAACCTTTTTCTTTTACCTGCTGCTGGGCACCAGTTCGTTTCTCTGGTGCACCCTGAGCTTTTTTATTGCACCTTTCCTGCCGTTCAAGGCGCGCTATCGCTTCATCAATGTGTATTGGTGCCGCTGCGCGTTGTGGCTGTCCAAGGTATTCCTGAACATCCGTTTCGAGATCAAGGGCGCCGAAAACGTCCCGGACCAGCCCTGTGTGATTCTGTCGAACCACCAGAGCACCTGGGAAACGTTCTTTCTTTCGGCGTACTTCTCGCCCCTGAGCCAGGTGCTCAAGCGTGAGCTGCTGTACGTGCCGTTCTTTGGCTGGGCGATGGCTATGCTGCGTCCGATTGCGATCGACCGTGACAACCCCAAGGCGGCGCTCAAGCATGTGGCAAAGAAGGGCGACGAGCTGCTCAAGGATGGCGTTTGGGTGCTGATCTTCCCGGAAGGTACCCGCGTACCTTTCGGCACCGTAGGCAAGTTCTCGCGCGGTGGTACTGCATTGGCGGTCAACGCCAACCTGCCGGTGTTGCCGATTGCCCATAACGCCGGCAAGTTCTGGCCCAAGACCGGCTGGGCCAAACGTGCAGGCACCATTACCGTGGTGATCGGCGAGCCGATGTATGCAGAAGGCGAAGGCCCACGTGCCATTGCCGCATTGAATGACCGCGCCGCTGCATGGAATGAAGCGCAGCAACGGGCCATGGGTTCCTTGCCGCCAGAGCCTGTAGTGGTCGAAACACCAGCGGTTTGA
- the gmhB gene encoding D-glycero-beta-D-manno-heptose 1,7-bisphosphate 7-phosphatase: protein MMLKLLILDRDGVINYDSDAYIKSVAEWIPLPGSIEAIAQLSKAGWTVAIATNQSGIARGYYDIATLDAMHARLRTLVAEQGGEVGLVVYCPHGPDEGCDCRKPKPGMLKTIAEHYKVPLAGIWFVGDSLGDLEAAKAVDSQPVLVKTGKGEKTQAKNLPVGTLIFDDLAAVAAELINN from the coding sequence ATCATGTTGAAACTGCTGATTCTCGATCGGGACGGGGTGATCAATTACGACTCCGACGCTTACATCAAGTCGGTGGCGGAATGGATTCCATTGCCCGGATCGATCGAGGCCATCGCGCAGTTGAGCAAAGCCGGCTGGACCGTGGCAATTGCCACTAACCAGTCCGGCATCGCCCGCGGTTATTACGACATCGCTACCCTGGACGCCATGCACGCGCGCTTGCGCACGCTGGTGGCGGAGCAGGGCGGCGAGGTGGGGCTGGTGGTTTACTGCCCCCACGGGCCGGATGAGGGCTGCGATTGCCGCAAACCCAAGCCCGGCATGTTGAAAACTATTGCAGAACATTACAAGGTGCCCTTGGCTGGGATATGGTTCGTCGGGGACAGTCTCGGTGACCTGGAGGCGGCCAAGGCCGTCGACTCTCAGCCAGTTTTGGTAAAGACCGGGAAAGGCGAAAAGACCCAGGCGAAAAACCTGCCGGTAGGCACTTTGATTTTTGACGATCTGGCGGCGGTTGCCGCAGAACTTATCAACAACTAG
- the glyS gene encoding glycine--tRNA ligase subunit beta, translating to MSAQDFLVELGTEELPPKALNTLADAFLAGIEKGLQSAGLKFAAKKVYAAPRRLAVLLTALETQQPDRNINLDGPPRQAAFDAEGNPTQAALGFAKKCGVELSEIDQSGPKLRFSQVIPGKPTASLLPTIVEDSLNDLPIPKRMRWGARKEEFVRPTQWLVMLLGDQVIDCTILAQKAGRDSRGHRFHHPESVRITSPANYLNDLRAAYVLADANERRELISKRTEELARLQEGTAIVPPSLLDEVTALVEWPVPLVCSFEERFLDVPQEALITTMQDNQKYFCLLDVDGKLLPRFITVANIESKDPQQIIAGNEKVVRPRLTDAEFFFKQDKKQKLEDFNLRLQNVVFQEKLGSVYDKAVRVSKLAAYIAPRIGGDAAWAARAGLLSKCDLATEMVGEFPEMQGVAGYYYALNDGEPNDVALALNEQYMPRGAGAELPGTLTGAAVAIADKLDTLVGIFGIGMLPTGSKDPYALRRAALGVLRILIDKKLDLDLTQAVVFAVGQFGSKVKQAGLPEQVLEFVFDRLRARYEDEGVDVSVYLSVRALQPGSALDFDQRVQAVQAFRKLPEADALAAVNKRVSNLLSKADNLGTVEVDPGLFADAKEFSLNSAIAKAENAVKPLIAERDYAQALARLASLREPVDAFFEAVMINAEDAGVRKNRYAMLARLRGLFINIADISVLG from the coding sequence ATGAGTGCTCAAGATTTCCTGGTTGAACTGGGCACCGAAGAGCTGCCACCCAAGGCACTGAACACCCTGGCCGATGCCTTCCTGGCCGGTATCGAAAAAGGCCTGCAGAGCGCCGGCCTGAAGTTCGCCGCGAAGAAGGTCTACGCCGCGCCGCGCCGCCTGGCGGTATTGCTCACCGCGCTGGAAACCCAGCAGCCGGACCGCAACATCAACCTCGACGGCCCGCCGCGTCAGGCCGCGTTCGACGCCGAAGGCAATCCCACTCAAGCGGCACTGGGCTTCGCCAAGAAGTGCGGCGTCGAGCTGAGCGAAATTGACCAGAGCGGCCCGAAACTGCGTTTCAGCCAGGTCATTCCCGGCAAGCCAACGGCCAGCCTGCTGCCGACCATCGTCGAAGATTCCCTGAACGACCTGCCGATCCCCAAGCGCATGCGCTGGGGTGCACGCAAGGAAGAGTTCGTACGTCCGACCCAATGGCTGGTGATGCTGCTCGGTGACCAAGTCATCGATTGCACCATCCTCGCTCAAAAGGCCGGCCGCGATTCCCGTGGTCACCGCTTCCACCATCCAGAGAGCGTGCGCATCACCTCGCCGGCCAACTACCTCAATGACCTGCGCGCCGCCTATGTTCTGGCCGATGCCAATGAGCGTCGCGAGCTGATCAGCAAGCGCACCGAAGAGCTGGCCCGCCTGCAGGAAGGCACCGCCATCGTGCCGCCAAGCCTGCTTGACGAAGTGACTGCCCTGGTTGAATGGCCTGTGCCGCTGGTGTGCTCGTTCGAAGAGCGCTTCCTGGATGTGCCGCAGGAAGCGCTGATCACCACCATGCAGGACAACCAGAAGTACTTCTGCCTGCTGGACGTGGACGGCAAGCTGCTGCCGCGCTTTATCACCGTGGCCAACATCGAAAGCAAGGACCCGCAGCAGATCATCGCGGGTAACGAGAAAGTCGTGCGTCCGCGCCTGACCGACGCCGAGTTCTTCTTCAAGCAAGACAAGAAGCAGAAGCTCGAAGACTTCAACCTGCGCCTGCAAAACGTGGTGTTCCAGGAAAAACTCGGCAGCGTCTACGACAAGGCCGTGCGCGTTTCCAAGCTGGCGGCCTACATTGCGCCACGCATTGGCGGCGACGCTGCCTGGGCTGCCCGTGCGGGCCTGCTGTCCAAGTGCGACCTGGCCACCGAGATGGTTGGCGAGTTCCCTGAGATGCAAGGCGTGGCCGGTTACTACTACGCCCTCAACGACGGCGAGCCGAACGATGTGGCCCTGGCGCTGAACGAGCAGTACATGCCACGTGGCGCCGGTGCCGAACTGCCAGGCACCCTGACCGGTGCGGCCGTCGCCATCGCCGACAAGCTGGACACGCTGGTAGGTATCTTCGGTATCGGCATGCTGCCCACCGGCAGCAAAGACCCGTATGCCCTGCGCCGTGCGGCCTTGGGCGTGCTGCGCATCCTGATCGACAAGAAGCTGGACCTCGACCTGACCCAGGCCGTGGTGTTCGCGGTCGGCCAGTTCGGCAGCAAGGTCAAGCAAGCCGGCCTGCCCGAGCAAGTGCTGGAGTTCGTGTTCGACCGCCTGCGTGCGCGTTACGAAGACGAAGGCGTGGACGTTTCCGTCTACCTGTCGGTTCGTGCGCTGCAACCGGGTTCGGCGCTGGATTTCGACCAACGCGTACAAGCCGTACAGGCCTTCCGCAAACTGCCGGAAGCCGATGCATTGGCCGCCGTGAACAAGCGCGTATCGAACCTGCTGAGCAAGGCCGACAACCTCGGCACTGTCGAAGTCGATCCAGGCCTGTTTGCCGACGCCAAGGAGTTCTCGCTGAACTCGGCCATCGCCAAGGCCGAAAACGCCGTTAAGCCGCTGATCGCCGAGCGTGACTACGCGCAAGCGTTGGCGCGCCTGGCGTCGCTGCGTGAGCCGGTGGATGCGTTCTTCGAAGCGGTAATGATCAATGCCGAGGATGCCGGCGTGCGGAAAAACCGCTACGCCATGCTGGCGCGTCTGCGTGGGTTGTTCATCAATATCGCTGACATTTCCGTACTGGGCTGA
- the glyQ gene encoding glycine--tRNA ligase subunit alpha, whose protein sequence is MSQPTPAVRTFQDLILALQQYWAEQGCVVLQPYDMEVGAGTFHTATFLRAIGPETWNAAYVQPSRRPTDGRYGENPNRLQHYYQFQVVLKPNPDNFQELYLGSLKHVGLDPLVHDIRFVEDNWESPTLGAWGLGWEVWLNGMEVTQFTYFQQAGGIECYPVTGEITYGLERLAMYLQGVDSVYDLVWADGPFGKVTYGDVFHQNEVEQSTYNFEHANVDKLFELFDFYESEAKRLIELDQPLPLPSYEMVLKASHTFNLLDARRAISVTARQQYILRVRTLARSVAQAYLLARAKLGFPMATPDLRDEVLAKLEAAQ, encoded by the coding sequence GTGAGCCAGCCTACGCCAGCCGTGCGTACCTTCCAAGACTTGATCCTCGCCCTCCAGCAATACTGGGCCGAGCAAGGTTGTGTGGTACTTCAGCCCTACGATATGGAAGTAGGCGCCGGCACTTTCCACACCGCTACATTCCTGCGGGCCATCGGCCCGGAGACCTGGAACGCCGCTTATGTGCAGCCCAGTCGTCGCCCGACTGACGGCCGCTACGGCGAGAACCCGAACCGTCTGCAGCACTACTACCAGTTCCAGGTGGTATTGAAGCCCAACCCGGACAACTTCCAGGAACTGTACCTGGGCTCGTTGAAACATGTCGGCCTGGACCCGCTGGTCCACGACATCCGTTTCGTCGAAGACAACTGGGAATCGCCGACCCTTGGCGCCTGGGGCCTGGGCTGGGAAGTCTGGCTCAATGGCATGGAAGTGACGCAGTTCACTTACTTCCAGCAAGCGGGCGGCATCGAATGCTACCCGGTGACCGGCGAAATCACCTACGGCCTGGAGCGCCTGGCCATGTACCTGCAGGGCGTGGACTCGGTCTACGACCTGGTGTGGGCTGACGGCCCGTTCGGCAAAGTCACCTACGGCGACGTGTTCCACCAGAACGAAGTGGAGCAGTCGACCTACAACTTCGAACACGCCAACGTCGACAAGCTGTTCGAACTGTTCGACTTCTATGAAAGCGAAGCCAAGCGCCTGATCGAACTCGACCAGCCGCTGCCGTTGCCGAGCTATGAAATGGTGTTGAAGGCCTCCCATACCTTCAACCTGCTGGATGCGCGCCGTGCTATCTCGGTGACCGCGCGCCAGCAATACATCCTGCGTGTACGCACCTTGGCGCGTTCCGTCGCCCAAGCCTACCTGCTGGCTCGCGCCAAGCTGGGCTTCCCGATGGCAACCCCGGATTTGCGTGATGAAGTGTTGGCTAAGCTGGAGGCTGCACAATGA
- a CDS encoding DNA-3-methyladenine glycosylase I, producing the protein MPRCFWCSEDPLYMAYHDQEWGTPLRDAQGLFELLLLEGFQAGLSWITVLRKREYYRKVLFGFDAQRLAKLTDAEIEALMQDPGIVRNRLKLNATRRNAAAWLALEDPVALLWSFVGGVPKVNHFKDRSEVPAITPEAQAMSKALKKAGFTFVGPTICYAFMQASGMVMDHTQDCDRYADLVNAG; encoded by the coding sequence ATGCCACGCTGCTTTTGGTGTTCTGAAGATCCGCTGTACATGGCTTATCACGATCAGGAGTGGGGAACGCCGCTGCGCGATGCGCAGGGTTTGTTCGAGTTGCTTTTGCTCGAAGGGTTCCAGGCGGGCTTGTCCTGGATCACCGTTTTACGCAAACGCGAGTATTATCGAAAGGTCCTGTTCGGCTTTGATGCGCAGCGCCTGGCGAAGCTGACCGACGCTGAAATCGAAGCGCTGATGCAGGACCCAGGCATTGTGCGAAACCGCCTGAAGCTCAACGCCACACGCCGCAATGCCGCAGCCTGGCTGGCGCTGGAGGACCCTGTGGCTCTGCTCTGGTCGTTTGTCGGCGGCGTGCCCAAGGTCAATCACTTCAAGGATCGCAGCGAAGTGCCGGCGATTACCCCCGAGGCGCAGGCCATGAGCAAGGCCTTGAAAAAGGCCGGCTTCACCTTTGTCGGGCCGACCATCTGCTACGCGTTCATGCAGGCTTCGGGCATGGTCATGGACCACACTCAGGACTGCGACCGTTACGCGGACTTGGTCAACGCCGGTTAG
- a CDS encoding lysophospholipid acyltransferase, whose protein sequence is MEKFKGALLVGALRLFALLPWRAVQAVGTAIGWIMWKTPNRSRDTVRINLSKCFPDMDPTERERLVGRSLMDIGKSLTESACAWIWPAQRSIDLVREVEGLEVLHEALASGKGVVGITSHLGNWEVLNHFYCSQCKPIIFYRPPKLKAVDELLRKQRVQLGNRVAASTKEGILSVIKEVRKGGQVGIPADPEPAESAGIFVPFFATQALTSKFVPNMLAGHKAVGVFLHALRLPDGSGYKVILEAAPEDMYSTDTATSCAAMSKVVERYVGAYPSQYMWSMKRFKKRPPGEERWY, encoded by the coding sequence GTGGAAAAGTTTAAAGGCGCCTTGCTGGTAGGCGCTCTTCGGTTGTTTGCCCTGCTGCCCTGGCGCGCCGTACAAGCCGTCGGCACGGCCATCGGCTGGATCATGTGGAAAACCCCCAACCGCTCCCGTGACACGGTACGGATCAACCTTTCCAAATGCTTCCCGGACATGGACCCGACCGAGCGCGAGCGCCTGGTGGGACGCAGTCTGATGGACATCGGCAAGTCATTGACCGAAAGCGCCTGCGCGTGGATCTGGCCGGCCCAGCGCTCCATCGACCTGGTGCGTGAAGTCGAGGGCCTGGAAGTGCTGCACGAGGCCTTGGCGTCGGGCAAAGGCGTGGTGGGCATCACCAGCCATCTGGGCAACTGGGAAGTGCTGAACCACTTCTATTGCAGCCAGTGCAAACCGATCATTTTCTACCGCCCGCCCAAGCTCAAGGCGGTCGATGAATTGCTGCGCAAGCAACGCGTGCAACTGGGTAACCGCGTGGCGGCTTCCACCAAGGAAGGCATTCTCAGCGTGATCAAGGAAGTGCGCAAAGGCGGCCAGGTGGGCATCCCTGCCGACCCGGAGCCGGCTGAGTCCGCCGGGATTTTCGTGCCGTTCTTCGCCACGCAGGCACTGACCAGCAAGTTCGTGCCGAACATGCTTGCGGGCCACAAGGCAGTGGGCGTTTTCCTGCACGCCCTGCGATTGCCGGATGGCTCGGGCTACAAAGTGATCCTGGAAGCGGCCCCCGAAGACATGTACAGCACCGATACCGCCACGTCCTGCGCGGCGATGAGCAAGGTGGTGGAGCGCTATGTCGGCGCCTACCCGAGCCAGTACATGTGGAGCATGAAGCGCTTCAAGAAGCGCCCGCCGGGTGAAGAGCGCTGGTACTGA
- a CDS encoding tetratricopeptide repeat protein → MLESLEKMLAKGVDNSLLRFGLGKGYLDLNDHARAAEHLRKCVEFDPKYSAAWKLLGKAQQGLGDAAAARQAWEKGIEAARAHGDKQAEKEMTVFLKKLDRQA, encoded by the coding sequence ATGCTGGAGTCCCTGGAAAAAATGCTGGCCAAGGGTGTGGACAACTCGCTGCTGCGCTTCGGGTTGGGCAAGGGTTATCTGGACCTGAACGACCACGCCAGGGCGGCGGAGCATTTGCGCAAGTGTGTCGAGTTCGATCCGAAGTATTCGGCGGCTTGGAAGTTGTTGGGTAAGGCGCAGCAAGGGCTGGGAGATGCCGCAGCAGCGCGCCAGGCGTGGGAAAAGGGCATTGAAGCGGCCCGGGCTCATGGCGACAAACAGGCCGAAAAAGAGATGACGGTGTTCTTGAAGAAACTCGATCGCCAGGCTTAA
- the trkA gene encoding Trk system potassium transporter TrkA, whose protein sequence is MKIIILGAGQVGGTLAEHLASEANDITVVDTDSERLRNLGDRLDIRTVQGRASFPTVLRQAGADDADMLVAVTNSDETNMVACQVAHTLFHTPTKIARVREAAYLTRAGLFDNDAIPVDVLISPEQVVTHYIKRLIEIPGALQVIDFAEGKAQLVAVKAYYGGPLVGQQLRQLREHMPNVETRVAAIFRRDRPILPQGDTVIEADDEVFFIAAKANIRAVMSEMRRLDETYKRIVIAGGGQIGERLAEAIESRYQVKIIEMSPTRCRHLSDTLDSTVVLQGSASDRDLLMEENIADADIFLALTNDDEANIMSSLLAKRLGAKKVMTIINNPAYVDLIQGGDIDIAISPQLATIGTLLAHVRRGDIVSVHSLRRGAAEAIEAIAHGDSKSSKVIGKAIRDIGLPPGTTIGAIIRDEEVIIAHDDTVIATGDHVILFLVDKKHIRDVEKLFHVGLSFF, encoded by the coding sequence ATGAAAATCATCATCCTCGGGGCAGGGCAGGTCGGTGGCACGCTGGCCGAGCATTTGGCCAGTGAAGCCAACGACATCACCGTGGTCGACACCGACAGCGAGCGCCTGCGCAACCTGGGCGACCGCCTGGACATCCGCACGGTGCAAGGTCGTGCGTCGTTCCCGACCGTGCTGCGTCAAGCCGGCGCCGACGATGCCGACATGCTCGTCGCGGTCACCAACAGCGACGAGACCAATATGGTCGCCTGCCAGGTCGCCCACACGCTGTTCCACACTCCGACCAAGATCGCCCGCGTCCGCGAAGCGGCCTACCTGACCCGCGCCGGCCTGTTCGACAATGACGCGATTCCGGTGGACGTGCTGATCAGCCCGGAACAGGTGGTCACTCACTACATCAAGCGCCTGATCGAAATCCCGGGTGCCTTGCAGGTAATCGACTTTGCCGAAGGCAAGGCGCAACTGGTCGCGGTAAAGGCCTACTACGGCGGGCCGCTGGTGGGCCAGCAATTGCGCCAACTGCGCGAACACATGCCGAATGTGGAAACCCGCGTCGCGGCGATTTTCCGGCGTGACCGGCCGATCCTGCCCCAGGGCGACACCGTGATCGAAGCCGATGACGAAGTGTTTTTCATCGCGGCCAAGGCGAATATTCGTGCCGTGATGAGCGAAATGCGCCGGCTCGACGAGACGTATAAGCGCATCGTCATCGCCGGCGGCGGGCAGATTGGCGAGCGTCTGGCGGAGGCGATCGAAAGCCGCTACCAGGTGAAGATCATCGAGATGAGCCCCACACGCTGCCGGCATCTTTCAGACACGCTCGACAGCACCGTGGTGCTGCAGGGCAGCGCCTCGGACCGCGACCTGCTGATGGAAGAAAACATCGCCGACGCGGACATCTTCCTGGCGCTGACCAACGATGACGAGGCCAACATCATGTCCTCGCTGCTGGCCAAGCGGCTGGGGGCGAAGAAGGTGATGACCATCATCAACAACCCGGCCTACGTCGATTTGATCCAGGGCGGCGATATCGACATCGCCATCAGCCCGCAACTGGCGACCATCGGTACGTTGCTGGCACACGTACGCCGTGGCGATATCGTCAGTGTGCACTCCCTGCGCCGTGGCGCGGCGGAGGCCATCGAGGCGATCGCCCATGGCGACTCGAAGTCGAGCAAGGTGATCGGCAAGGCCATCCGCGATATCGGCTTGCCACCTGGTACCACCATTGGCGCGATCATTCGCGATGAGGAAGTGATCATTGCCCACGACGACACGGTGATCGCCACCGGTGACCATGTGATCCTGTTCCTGGTGGACAAGAAACATATCCGCGATGTGGAGAAGCTGTTCCACGTGGGGTTGAGCTTTTTCTGA